The following proteins come from a genomic window of Deinococcus malanensis:
- a CDS encoding RBBP9/YdeN family alpha/beta hydrolase: MTPTLVIVPGLGDSGPDHWQTLWEQKFGAARVRQDDPQNPTPQAWSARLQEVIEATPGDLILVGHSCGVLNIVHWARLYGGHPRVRGALLVGPTDADMTSTYGMYPGVQGMAPTPLRPLPFPALVVASENDPYASFERAQLFADAWEAEFMTAGEAGHINVDSGHGEWPEGEILLSEAMHAWTPPDIVRL; encoded by the coding sequence ATGACCCCCACTCTTGTCATCGTCCCTGGTCTGGGTGACAGCGGACCGGACCACTGGCAGACCCTCTGGGAGCAGAAGTTCGGCGCTGCCCGGGTGCGGCAGGACGACCCCCAGAACCCAACGCCACAGGCCTGGTCGGCGCGGCTGCAGGAAGTGATCGAGGCCACCCCCGGCGACCTGATTCTGGTGGGGCACTCCTGCGGCGTGCTGAACATTGTTCACTGGGCCCGGCTGTATGGCGGTCACCCCCGGGTCCGGGGCGCGCTGCTGGTCGGCCCGACCGACGCGGACATGACCTCCACGTACGGGATGTATCCCGGCGTACAGGGCATGGCGCCCACACCACTGAGGCCTTTGCCGTTTCCGGCGTTGGTCGTTGCCAGCGAAAACGACCCGTATGCCAGCTTCGAGCGGGCACAGCTCTTTGCGGACGCCTGGGAAGCGGAATTCATGACGGCCGGCGAGGCCGGGCACATCAATGTCGACAGCGGTCACGGGGAGTGGCCTGAAGGCGAGATTCTGCTCTCGGAGGCCATGCACGCCTGGACTCCACCGGACATCGTGCGGCTGTGA
- the trxA gene encoding thioredoxin, which produces MKPVELTDTNFTSEIEQGLTLVDFWAPWCGPCRIIAPVIEELAGQYEGRVKIGKVNVDDNPVTQGQYRVMSIPTLILFKDGQPVEGVVGAQPKRAFESLLDKHLGVAAN; this is translated from the coding sequence ATGAAACCAGTGGAACTCACCGACACCAACTTCACCAGCGAAATCGAGCAGGGGCTGACCCTGGTCGACTTCTGGGCCCCCTGGTGTGGCCCCTGCCGGATCATCGCCCCGGTGATCGAGGAACTGGCCGGGCAGTACGAGGGCCGGGTCAAGATCGGCAAGGTTAACGTGGACGACAATCCCGTCACCCAGGGCCAGTACCGCGTCATGAGCATCCCCACCCTGATCCTGTTCAAGGACGGCCAGCCGGTCGAGGGCGTGGTGGGCGCCCAGCCCAAGCGCGCGTTCGAGAGCCTGCTCGACAAGCATCTCGGCGTGGCTGCCAACTAA